ACCCGAGCATTGGGTTAACACCCTGTTCGAAACTACGCTaagcgctagtcgggcggtgattccgggcctagcgagttatcgaaaaatcggggattaatcgggGTATACGCAGGGACTAGTTTTtattactattatatttataataatatttaaattaaatatataatataaatatattagaatgtaatagttttttgtatattattgaaGTTTTAATTTATTGGTTTAACAAAAGTTATTGTTaatgtcatatttttattacaataatgtttatatatgtgtcaGTATATGTACATACGTCAAAAGACGTTGTGGTCTATTGGTGTTTGATGTTGTCAACCTCTTATGAGGTACAGGGATCGATCCAACAGTAGggtgtttttaattaaatttttttttttaaaaacacctATGAAACAAAGTCCCACATCGGTTAAACATAAGGAAGGGTAATGCTGAAGACGCCTATAAATACTCATTTAGAGTTGCCATCATTATAACTTGCAATTGGGTTTCCATAAATCTGCTGTAGGCCcagtagtttatttttttttgagttttaagCGTTTAAGACTGGTAATATTACGCAGATAATACACGGTCAAAGCGTGTTAACGCGGTCCAGCGCCTAGTGTGACCGATCAGGTCATAATCGTGGCGGATGGACTCCGAGCAACGCCTAAAtggccgcctaggcggctaggtggccgcgttttcgaacagggGTTAACATCAACATGTCCATGGCATACACAATGTTCGAAGAGAAGTCGTTGATCTTTGTATTTTCGGGAGTAGTCATTTCGACTATTATCACTTTTCCTCCCTCAGAAAGACTTTGCCAgcaattttttagaatttttacacAATCTTCATCTGTCCAATCATGTAGTATCCACTGTCAAATTATCCATTTTATTTCATAGTCAATATCTATCTTAAACATTGAAACTAATGATTTGTCATTAAAAACTAAGCGTATATTTGAGGTTACTTTCAAGAAGATGGCATCTCCGTTTGGAATTTCTTTAAACATATCTCCTGAAACATTCTCCACTCctatataaattaaatgtaGTTATCAAAACTAGAAattcaatataattaattttaataaaatcactCATATGTTGTTATACCTGGATAAACAGAAGGATGGGCTAATACTGAGGGTAGGTCAAAATTGATGCCTTTGATGTGAGGATACTTGGAAACCACTAGATTTATAACAGTTCCAATGCCTCCTCCAACATCCACTAAAgtatttacatctttaaatcCTCTATAAACTTCTAAAACTTTCTTCATGGTGAGGGCAGAAGCTTCTGACATTGCCCGGTTAAACAGCTCACCGAACGGTTCCTTTGAACCAATGTATTCAAAGAGTTTCATGCCATGAGCAGAGGTGAATGCATCTTTTCCTTCTATAATCATATCTTTGAGATGAGTCCTGTTATGAATTAATAATTAACTTTTGACTGATCAGTATATTAGAAGGTTTATTAGACCGGGCATGGGTTTATTATAATTTGGTTTGtttgtgaaaaaaataaagaacttGGTACTTTTTTGTATGAATGTTAAGAAAGTCGTAGTTACTAACCAACTCTTAAAATAGACTTCGCTTAGGGCAACCATAAACAGAGACGCGAGAGAACCTGAGCCTTCTCCACGGTTTAAGAAAAACATGCAAACCGGTTCAGCAGCATATAGCCTCTCACCATTTCCGGTTTGACCGTTCTCTCCGGCTTCAACCATACGGGACGTCAAGATTGAATGACTGACTAGTAAAACCAGCATCCGGTCCAACAAAATCGGTGCCTCCGGGTTGGTGGGTTTTGTTGGGAGACGAAGTGCAATATCAGCAGCCGAGAGCCATACACCTTGTGCAGCTACGATCGTGTCAATAACGCCAAGTTCCAAGGCGGTTTTGAAAACCATAGGGAATGTAACGGAGTACAAGATCCGCTCTGCTTGTAAGCTCAATGTTTCTTCATCAAAtcgttcttcttctttaatAAGACTGGGTTTAGTGGAAGTGGTTAAGGGATCTGGGAGATAGTTTGTCATTCTTGAAAAGTTGAGGATTTATGTGGATCGTTAGAGAAAGTTGGTTTCAACATTCACAGTTAATGTCATTCTATACACATGAGTGGTCTAGTGGTAGTGGTAGGCAGGCTTTGAGAAGCTAAGCGATCTGGGTTCAAAACAACCCACCACACTAACTAAAGGGTATGAGATCATATTTTGGATTTCAATTGAATATCATAAGAAACAGTATATTTGTAGGTTACACCccctgttcgggaacgcgctaggcgctagtcgggcggtcgggttgggcctagcgcctaaagagaaaatcggggattaatcggaaattatgcgggacggaatttttagatggtttactatgttataaaacatgttaatctttaattgtgtataacattaatacattttcatgtttaagattgtataaaacacacaaatagaatatataaacttaatatagtgtaattttcatcaaaattatgaatataaatgatatttataaaattttagatcaaataaataaataaaaatattattaaaaataaaaaaaataaaataaaaaataaaataaaaaataaaaaataaataaaaaaatagattaggcggccgcctaggcggctaggcggtcatttaggcggctaggcggtcatttaggcggtctaggcggaaaaaattggatatccgattttttaaaccgatttggcataaatcggggcGGAAAAGTGACGCGTAACGCCTAGGCGaccgcctaggcggctaggcggccgaGTTTTAGAACAGGGGTTACACCTCCTTTTAGAAATTAGTCTAACATCTTCCATAGGTTCATTGTATCCcatgtttataaaataaattcaaaccCCTAAATTTACCCTAGATTATGCTTAATACTCTTTGTTTCAAAatgatgtatatttttttattttcccatatactaataaaacatattaaatgatagtattaaaatgaataatattttttattatttatatctcATAACTCTAAACCAATAAGAATTTAGTTAatgcaattaagttttttgaagttcATAATTAATCATTATTGGTTGATAAAAATGtcttgaaaatagaaaaaaataaatatctttgaaacaatttttcttttataaaaaaaatgcatCTTTATGAAATGGCGGGAATCTAATATAAGCATGTATAATTAAATCGAtgtctagattttttttatgttagcCATTCAATAGTTATGTTTGCCAAGCAAAAATTATCCCAAGCATTTTGTCCATGTAAATAAACATGACTGAAAATCTGGTACGATGGGCATAGGGGTGGGCACTGAGCgaatattactatatttttatttgttattttgttcATACTTAAGGAATATTTGATTTTCCAATTTGCTTTACTTTGAAAATACGAATATCTAATTTTcggatatccaaaaaaaaacattatgaatatttgaaaatatttacagaTAACTCGGCTACTTTATTTAGTACAAGTAAATCTAGAAAAAACTATACaagtttattttcaaaatattttttacataaaatagaataaaaagtaACAATTAGGGAAACTATATGTTccgtaaattttaaaaattcattatttttttataagacaCAAATTTTTACAAAGAAATTTAGTTTTTCGTAAGGATTTTATAGTCatttcttaatttaaaaattttataagtaattttttaaacacaattaataaaattatatgttgaaataataactatataaaactatatatttgaaACTTTATATTTCATTGTAGATAAAAATCAATATGTATAAAAGCTGGAGTGGATTTCCGCCGCTAAAGtttttagtatttgtgattttcAACATTATTTAAAcgaatattgatttttaatatgtgttttATTCCGAAGAATTATGGATATACGGATTTTTTGGATCGAATCGAAATAAATAaccaattaaataaaatttaatagataaaatgTCATCCCTAATAAGGAGACATGAAGACCTTAAAGCGGGTCATGAGCTGTTAACGTTTATAGATGCCTTCTCAGgatataatcagatcatgatGCATCGCGGTGATAGAGAAAAAATTGCATTCATCACTGATCGCGAAACCTATTATTACAACATGATGCCTTTCAAACTAAAGAATGGAAAAGCAACTTACTAGAAATTGGTCAATAAAATGTTAGCCACCAAGCTTGGTGTCACTATGGAAGTGTATATCTACGACATGCTggtaaaatcattaattattgCTGATCAAATTACTCATATGAAGGAATGTTTCCACATCCTCAATGAGTACAACACGAAGCTCAGTCCGGCCCAATGTACTTTTGGAGTTGTCTCCTGCGATTTCCTAGGGTACATTGTCACTCAGAGAGGCATCAAGGCAAATCTAAAGTAGATCTCAGCAACCCTCAATCTTAATTGATTTATCTCACACTCCACCGACAAATACCTACCTTTCTATGACCTCTTTCGAGAAAAGAAGAAATTTATCTGGAATGACGAGTGTGAGGAAGCATTTAGACAGCTGAAAAAATACCTGACAACTCCACATGTACTAGCCAAACCCAACGAAGGAAATACACTCTATCTTTACATTGCAGTTTCCTCCCTTGCGATTAGTAGCATCCGCATCAAAGAATATCGGGGTAGGGGGGAGAAGAAGCCCATTTTCTACACTAGTAAACTAATGACTGATGCCAAAACACGTCATTCCACACTCGAAAAATGGCTCTAGCAGTCGTTACTTCGGCGATAAAACTCAGGCGTATTTCCAGTGTCATTCTATTATCATCCTTACTAATCAAGCTCTTTCAAATTATTATGCAGGATACAAACCAGTCCGCCAGGTTGACGAAGTGGGCTATCGAGCTTAGAGAACATGATATCAGCTAAAAAAATCCAATCAGCAGAAAAGTCACAAGTCCTCACAGACTTCATTATCAAGTTAGCTCATAAACTAGAATATATTCTGATCCTTCCTAGGAAGAACTGGATCTTACATGTTTACGAATTCTCATCCAATAAGGGATTTGGGGGTCGGAGTTCATCTTCAGTCTCCAACTAGGGGTTTGCAGCATTAAAAATGAACCTGAGTATGAGGCCATTATTGCCGAACTATAGTTAGAAAAAGTGGTAAAACAAAACATACCCATGCTTATTGAGACTCAGAACTCTTTGTCAATCAATACAATGGATATTACAATACTAAGAACAAACATATGGACGCTTACCTCAAAGTCATCCAAGGTCTCGCAAAtgacttcaaatttttgaaCTAACGAAGCATACGTGCAGATCCACTTGCTGCATTGGGGAGTAATCCCAAAGATCAGATACGAGGACCATTTTGGTACAAAGAATAGAGAAGCCGAGCATCACATTGAACACCAAGAAATCTGAAATCGTTGCTCCCATCGTGGAAGAAACTGACATGGATATTGATATGGACACTCTTAATGAAGACGTCAATGACACCACTACAGTATACTGGAGGCTTCCGATCTTACGATACCTCACTGGCTGTACATTTTCTGACGATAAATGGGAATCTCGTAGACTCAAAACGCGAAGTGCCCACTATGTCGTCATGGATGAGAAACCTCGTTGGACAGCCACTAAAGTCCTATTGACATGCATTCATGGAGAGAAAACAAGGTTGGTCATGGCTGAGACTCATGAATGAGAGGAGGCAACCATTCTAGCGGTCGAGCTTTGACTCTATGGTTAAAGTACTCATTCATTTATGGCCAGCAATAGTAGCAGATTGCAAAGATTATGCTTCTAAAGGTGATAAATGTTAGAGGAATGGTCCATTCACTGTCCAAACGAAGTGTTAGGTACGATGGCAACACTTTACCCATTCATGCGTTAGGCAATGGAAATAGTTGGCCCCTTGTCGAGCTCAAGAAAACGACATTTCCTACTCGTGATGACTGACTACTTCACAAAATGGTTGGAGGCAAAATATTTCGTTCAGGTCACATACAAAGAAGTGCAGAACTTCATCTAGAAGTACATCATCTGCATGTACGAACTTCTGTATGATTTCGTCACTGATAATGGATCCCAGTTTACTTCCAACAAATTCTGAGGATTCTGTTAAAAAATGTAGGATTCGCCTGAGCACATCCACGTTGATATACCCTCAAGGTAGTGGTCAAGACAAAGAAACCAACAAGATCATCATCGATGGAATTCGACGATCTTCTCCTTTATATCTATGGCTAAGTACGCACTCATTCCTACCACTCAATCTCAATTATCTTTCTCGATGCCGATCACGATGATTTCTTCCTTTTGTAGATAAATTTTCTCAATAGTTTTGGCAGCAATTTAGACAACAAAATTTGTCTTCTATAGATTCATCTCTGTGTTGAAGAGGTTTCTAGCAGCTTTCTGATCTCCCTTAAAGGTGAATGTTCTCCGGTTTGCAGTTGAATTTGACACGTTGGTGGTAGTTAGAGGGAAGGACTCTCACTGAATGACTCCATAGAGTTCCAAGGATTGTGTTCCATGGTGCTGGAGTGCCGATGACAGAGaaattgacaattttttttgtattcctCCGACGAAGACATTCAGGCAGATTGTGCCCAGCATTTCCTCATCAGAACCGTTAAAGCCGCTGAGAGTTCAGAGACTTCCTTGAAAATGAGGTCGACTGAGCTGCATGTGTTTTTGAGGACTTTGGAGTCTTCCCAATTGTTGATCGTAAGTTCCAATAATAAGGGATCATTATGGATCACACTAATGTTGGCCGCATCCTCATCGGCAAAAGAAATTTGAACGTCATTCTTCTCCTGTTTAAAAGGCAATTGTTTTGTAGTCGTTGCTTTTCTTTGAAATTCTTTGACAAACCAGACAGAATTTCTGCATGGCGATAATCTTTCCATGATTGCATTTATTTGGCATAGAGGATCCAGTTGTTCCTATCGACTTCCCTTGTATTTATCTAGCCGTTGTCTCAATTCTTTTAACCTTGACAGGTTAAGATTTTCCCTCTGTCTCTTTATCTGCAAACTGATCATTCGTGCTGAGCTTTCGGCGAAGGTCAACTGTGTTAAGATGCGGCATGTCGTCGCCGTGATTCTCCGTGCCAATATTTGGCAAAGATCGAACGTGCCAGGTTGGGAAaccgtaattttttttattgttcgtGCCAATTTTCCGGCGAACATTATCAGTTTGCTGACTAGCAGATGTTGTTGAGCTTTCGTCGATATGCTTTGAATTTTGCTTGAGCATATCatgtaaatcttggatctgTGAGCCATCTTTGGATGACGAAGAAAGTCATATGATGGTGCTGATACGTCGATTAATATATGGTCTCTCTTCTTCGGAGATATCTGGACATCGTGATGGCAAGGTGTAACTTGCTTGTGTTCTGCATGAAGCTCTTCTTGTGTCATGTCCTAAGACTTTTGATGTCTCGTCTCTTACTTTTGGTGCAAATCCTATTGTTCTTAGTAGGTCGAGCTTCCAGTGTTTTGGGATTTACATATTCATTGGTGAACGCTGCCTTTAAGGCTTCCTTGAATTGTTTGCATTCCTTAGTGTCGTGTCCTTCTGATTTGTGATAAAAATAGAACTTGGTTCCATCAAAGGCCTGAGGAGATGATCCTTAGGAAGTTGCACCCTGAGGAATGCTGAATGCTTGAGGAGGTAACCCATCTATCTCATTCTTCCAAACATTCCATGGGCTCTCCGGTGCTATAGCAGCCGAGTCAAAACCCGCATTCTCGATGAAAAATgagatgatgtttttatttttatccaaCTTGTTGTCAGAATGTTGTATGGGTTCTTGGTAGGTGTTCGCCGATTTTGTTGCTACTTGTTTCATTGCTGATTGCTTGAGCAGATTGGTCAGCTTAACTTCTTCCATCATGATAAAGCTATTAGCGCGATGGAGGATGTCTTGCAGGCATATTGTCTTGTTTACATACATGTCATCTTGAAATTTGAATTGATCCAGAGTGCCTTGTATGAGCTTTCACAATTGTGTAGTTTGGAAAGTGCACTATGGAGACTAGTTCTTTGAATTTTCCATGAACTCCATGAGTCTTTCTACGGGACCTTGAGACATCTTCCATAGATCGGATGCAGATGCTCGTTGACGAGGAAACATTATGCAATGCTTTAAGGAACTGGTTGAAAGATCATGGAAGTTGCTGATATAATCTCTGACCAGTCTAGAGAACTAGGTTAAGACAGGTCCGTTGAGACTTTCTGTGAACAGTTGACAATATCCGGTGTATTTCTCTTCTTCGGTGAAGCGTGCTCGCCTCATGGAAATGTTGGATGCAAACATAGCTTTTCTGTCTGGCGAACCTTGACGTCGTGATTTCCTAGCAAAAGGGGTTTTAGGGTAGCAACAAGAACGTGTTTGATCTCAAGAGCAGAACTAGTGACTCTATGAACCTTGAATTGATATTTTGCATCAAACTCTTGATCTCGACGATTTTCTGAGCTTTCGTTTGATCGGTTCCTTGAGTCGTAGGTTTCTGGTACGAAAGAGTTGTCTCTTAAGTGTCGTAGGCTCGGCGCCTGGTGGTTTGATGGTGGCAGTTATTTCGGCGAGATGCTTTTTGGTTATCTTTTTTGCTTTGTCTTGACAAGTGATATGATCCATTATGTttttcatcatctccattatgACAGCGGTATCTAGAACCTGCATATTTGTATCCATGCCGGTGACGTTACTTATAGGCATGTTGATCTTTTCTTATCGCTACTTTCTAATTCCCCACAAATAGTGCCAATTTTTGAATCGGAATCGACACGTTGATATTCTTAAATTTACCCTTGCTCTACTCTGCAATTTCATAGTgtgatgtagtacttagggatcaaatccacataGACTATATGTTTCACACAATAAAACTGAGGTTCAAACTAAGGTAGATCAACAGCCGAAAGTAGTAAATAAACCAAAGATTGCTTTGTAAAATAAATGTGGAAAACGCTAGATCCATGGAAATCAAACAGGTACGTCAGAATTGCAAGTAATAGAATGCTACATGTTAATCAAGAACAGTTATGAACTCAGATCACAATTTTATCAAATCAACTAGCTCTCACTGCAGAGAAAATCCATGTCTAGATTCTAAAATTCCAAATCTCTTTGTAAATTCATAAAGTTAAGACAAGCATTAACAACAGTATCATAAGTTCACTAAATCCCTAAACAAATCTCTTTGCAAATAATAATTTAGCTCATCAAAGATAATTTCACGTAATCAATCATGATATCACATCTAATTAATTATCCTACAATCAGGATTCTAATTAATTACTCTAGAACTCAACATTAAAGAACATCTATGATGAAGAAATCAATGGATAACCCTAGCAATTCTATCAATTTAGCAATTCATCATAAACCTTAGAAATTCCAAAATCTAATAGGGTGATTACTCTGACATAATAAAAGAAAGCATAATCAAAGTCCGAAAATATTGCATTaagataaatatagaaataatgGAATTCCAAATTAATCTATGAATGAGTGTTGATCTTTCTCTTCAAAGCCCTCTATAAGTAAATTAAGCGTAGCCTAaacaatggcttaaaaacatatataatattggTCTAAAACACGTTCAGAGACTtctttgtaaataataaaaacctATGAACCAAGATACAATTTCTTAAACATCATTAAATTCGTGTCGGTTGCTTGATTCTAACGGGTGTCGACCAACACACCCTTTGTGTTGGTCGACACCATCTTCAATAATCGACTCTGATTTGTAGTTTTAGAGTCACATCTCTCAAAGCTCCAAATCTCCAAAGTGTTCTAAAATGTATCTGAACCTGCGAAGAccgtaaaaaaaaatctaaacatatGATATTGACTCTAAATCAGACTTGTTTAATGGTTAAAACCCACAAAAAGCATGATATATCAACTCGCCCAGGCTTATCATTTACTTACCCTCACGTAAAAAAGTCTAAACCTATGGAAGAGGTTTGCAAATGCAGGAACTCACTTACTCTTTAGAACCACTACTATCACCTCTACAATGTTGCAAGCCACATCAAATAATATCAAACCGAGAAAATACTTTTATGTACTCGACATCGGCTTAGCAACCTAACCATCCAGCCCACAACTCACCAGATATCATCTGATATCTCCTCCACTGGCCTCATTTTAGAGTTTAAACTACGGTCTCATCTTGGGTGTATCGGTTAAAAGACATATGGTTTCTTACACATGGAATCTATGTTCTAAAGGTTATAGTGGATTGCATCTTGCTATGCTCCAGAAACATAGCCATTTTAAGTGAACTTTGGGTAAATAATTGTGTAACACCCcgaccgcccacggctaatgggctGTCCTCGctcgctctctcggcccgtgggtcCCATCCCGTTCCAGcgatcggtccgttaattttttcaaggctcgaaatcattgtttactgaccctgcaatcaccccCCGACCTTTTtccgtgctttggcctcactcgcacgctatcgcgaatcacttcccgataagACACTCATctttccactactccagctcaagcacgcttaactctggagttctttcaggatatgctccggaaaaggtaagtcaactttggtgacataggtagtcaaatcaaattctcttaagccttttaacatatcacaactcgggatgttacaattcaccccttGTCAAAGAACGCAACATCCTTGTTGCGGCCCAGGACAGGTTTCAAGATGCCTCTCATGTCAGAACTaagatggctaaccagctctgataccacttgtaaccccctgaccgcccacggctaatgggccgccctcgcccgctctctcggcccgtgggctcCATCCCGTTCCAGCGATCGGTCTGTTAATTTTtccaaggctcgaaatcattgtttactgaccctgcaatcgcCCTCCGACCTTTTCCCGTGCTTTGGgctcactcgcacgctatcgcgaatcacttcccgataggtcactcatccttccactactccagctcaagcacgtttaactctagagttctttcaggatgtgcttCGAAAAAGgcaagtcaactttggtgacataggtagccaaatcaattatcttaagccttttcacatatcacaacgcgttgtatctattttttaatatttttggtatttttcttATCCTATTTTTAATTCTACAAATTTATGTTCTCTAATTTACGTCGACGAGTTCGTTGGAAAGCGTGTGGATAAGTTTGTGCGTTTAGTTTTGTTCTGTCATATCAGCCATCAACTCTCAACACACgttttaaacatgtataacgtATATCTCTGACATATCCCTTTCTATTATACGTGTAACGTCGTGGACCTTACCAATTTATCTCTCGTGTGTGATCCATAATAAAGGTCCTACTTTCTCTATGCATATAGAGACCCAAAACACTACAAATCttatatatttcttaattttttgtttttttttttttacttttccgaatttaaaaaaaaaaaaaaacgaaccaatCGTGAACCGCCACGTGTTAGTGGAACCcgcgaacagtgtaagaaacCCTTAAGAACCGACTATTATTTAGTAGTTTTTGTAAacggtttcttaaaaaaaagtgGGTCCTACGCGGGACCAACACACTAAGAAACCCTCTAGTATCCCCagataaagatgctctaagaACTACGTCATGTGACATGACtataatgatttttagaatattaaaaGAAGTTTTGTCcctgtaaatatatattatacttttcatCAAACGAATTAAATATtagtttatagaaaaaaattattatttctttctttaaataaaatatatatgattattaatagttctatataataaatatttaataatgatttatgTATCCTGTATCAATTTGGTTAACAgttaattattaaaacaaattaaacaatcatgttaaccatataataaaaatttagattttttgtatatgttatattttgaatttttaaaaacttctataaattaataaaactattaaaaatcccataataaaaaatagggattaatggttttaacatttttataacaaaattctAATGATCATAAAACAATATAAGTAGGAAGTCTCCTTTAATATTTattgagttaaaaaaataatatatatatatatatatatttgttttaatattgattaaattaaactatattaaatatcaaaatacataaatatttatgtttcaaaatttgtattaataaagtattgaaaattaataatttaatttcagaatttaaattgaatgttttaaaaatttgataaataacaaaaatattaaaaattatatattgaaaattttggtatcaatgatttaaaatttttgttataaaaacatacaaatgaaaaatattatatatctatgttaatatcatttaaatttaattatatatcatataaaatagataaaaatgattatttggatttatttaccaagatatattgtaaataaataacgatgattttttatttctatatcCGCGCCAATTTAGTTATGGGGGATTtgccaaaaatgactcaaaacttggttTTGAATACCAAATTGTACctcaaattcaatcaaatgcaaaaataacctaaaagcctagtgaaattacaacaacccccttatgaccaaacaaaaaacttatattcaattttaccattataaccctccgttagagaagacttctttgtaaATCTTCTCTATgatgacttctttgtaagtcttctcgttcagtagatcttaaaaataattttatagaaaatattttgacgggtaaaaaattgaaattatgtaataataaacatttctcaatgatgtaaatttagttcatctgaaattgaattattttcaatatagatgagtgaatgtatattggctcatgagtcattggtttagggtATGGTAATATATGTTATAGTATATTGTATGTATCTTTAGGGATATAttaccttcattttttttcttttttcaaattgactcatatatgtttagtaactatctaataacttgatttaaacactttctaagttttttttttaattgatggtCAAATAATATTTCAATCTGACGGAAATTCAGAGACCGTCGACCATGTGGAAGCACGAGACCAGCCAAAGAGTTTTACAACGATATTCTTTTAATTTCGGTCAAGTCAAGACATTAATGATTTTGGTCAAATCAAAATCTTTGGTCAAGtctttattgtttttataagttgctaatttttatgtttgactagccttttatattccaacaTTTTGTATGCTTTGCCTATTATATAAAGATTATTTGatcaatgaaataaaataatgtttgattattattttagacTCTTGAGAGTGATTCTCACTTTTCTTTCAATGTATGTGTAATATCCATTGATCCTATCGATCCGTCTTGGTGCGTCATATCCAAGGGATAAAACCGATACGTCCTGGTGCGACATATCCATGGAATCATCCTCTTTGTCATCTAGGTGCGTCATATCCTAGGACATTGAGTTGAGAATATCAGTAGCCTTCCGCATCTATTGTGCAACCCTTCGACCCACTATTTCTTCCTTTGTTAGACTTGggcgtcatatcaagcaacaatCGAAGTTcggtagtatcaagagactctctccccctcttgtgtcaccattcaatccatcagttctcattCAAACCGT
This genomic stretch from Brassica napus cultivar Da-Ae chromosome C9, Da-Ae, whole genome shotgun sequence harbors:
- the LOC106417606 gene encoding indole glucosinolate O-methyltransferase 4-like isoform X3; its protein translation is MTNYLPDPLTTSTKPSLIKEEERFDEETLSLQAERILYSVTFPMVFKTALELGVIDTIVAAQGVWLSAADIALRLPTKPTNPEAPILLDRMLVLLVSHSILTSRMVEAGENGQTGNGERLYAAEPVCMFFLNRGEGSGSLASLFMVALSEVYFKSWTHLKDMIIEGKDAFTSAHGMKLFEYIGSKEPFGELFNRAMSEASALTMKKVLEVYRGFKDVNTLVDVGGGIGTVINLVVSKYPHIKGINFDLPSVLAHPSVYPGVENVSGDMFKEIPNGDAIFLKWILHDWTDEDCVKILKNCWQSLSEGGKVIIVEMTTPENTKINDFSSNIVYAMDMLMVLTQCSGGKERSFSQIKNLACDSGFVRCEIKCHAYSYCIIELHK
- the LOC106417606 gene encoding indole glucosinolate O-methyltransferase 4-like isoform X1; translation: MTNYLPDPLTTSTKPSLIKEEERFDEETLSLQAERILYSVTFPMVFKTALELGVIDTIVAAQGVWLSAADIALRLPTKPTNPEAPILLDRMLVLLVSHSILTSRMVEAGENGQTGNGERLYAAEPVCMFFLNRGEGSGSLASLFMVALSEVYFKSWTHLKDMIIEGKDAFTSAHGMKLFEYIGSKEPFGELFNRAMSEASALTMKKVLEVYRGFKDVNTLVDVGGGIGTVINLVVSKYPHIKGINFDLPSVLAHPSVYPGVENVSGDMFKEIPNGDAIFLKWILHDWTDEDCVKILKNCWQSLSEGGKVIIVEMTTPENTKINDFSSNIVYAMDMLMLTPVRKRGHLAA
- the LOC106417606 gene encoding indole glucosinolate O-methyltransferase 4-like isoform X2, whose translation is MTNYLPDPLTTSTKPSLIKEEERFDEETLSLQAERILYSVTFPMVFKTALELGVIDTIVAAQGVWLSAADIALRLPTKPTNPEAPILLDRMLVLLVSHSILTSRMVEAGENGQTGNGERLYAAEPVCMFFLNRGEGSGSLASLFMVALSEVYFKSWTHLKDMIIEGKDAFTSAHGMKLFEYIGSKEPFGELFNRAMSEASALTMKKVLEVYRGFKDVNTLVDVGGGIGTVINLVVSKYPHIKGINFDLPSVLAHPSVYPGVENVSGDMFKEIPNGDAIFLKMKIV